One Massilia sp. 9096 genomic window carries:
- a CDS encoding DUF4118 domain-containing protein — translation MPTDRNRPDPARSDPARPNPDVLLARVAEQERRAARGALRIYFGASAGVGKTYAMLGAARTLHASGHSVLAGVIETHGRLETAALLDGLPQLAPRQVAYRGKTLPEFDIDAALAGGASLVLVDELAHTNAPGSRHRKRWQDVEELLAAGIDVYTTVNVQHLESLNDVVGAITGVRVAETVPDTVFDRADEIVMVDIPADELLARLTSGRVYQGAQAERAAQHFFRKGNLIALRELALRRTAERIEGDMRAWRVEQSIDAVWKTGAALLACVGPDPGAEQVVRSAARLAGQLGVRWHAVHVETPRLQQLAAGRRADILDALKLAEKLGASTAVLPGSEVADELARYAGEHNLSRLVLGRPSPPARALGQLRAHLRWRAPLARRLTELAPEIDLVEVPATRPLRHGERARMAASNGAGLTDDARARWFAYALGAAASLGAGLLGWQMERWLDLPNIAMLFMLVVLLVAYTLGRGPSVLATCVSVATLDFVFVPPRFSFAVSDFQYLVTFGVMLAVGLITGHLTSLLRFQVRVARQRENRWRALYEFASRLSGALQPEQVLEATREFVAQAFRARATLLLPDLEGRLQAPVDTADEAPACIEPGTAQWTFDHAQPAGFGTDTLPASRLFYLPLVAPMRTRGVLALAPDPGARFLGPEQRQQLDTFATVTAIALERVHYIEVAQGALVDMESERLRNSLLAALGHDLRTPLTLLVGLSESLANSKPPLPANQLQVAATLRQEALRMSALVANLLDMARIQSGGVHLHLEWQSIEEAVGSALRVCGAVLARHYVRTDLPEDLPLVQFDAPLFERVLCNLFENAAKYTPPGSTLTIDARVRGDRIELRVSDDGPGLPPGREEALFEKFARGQQESNTPGMGLGLAICRAIVEAHGGAIHAERADDGSGGARIVIALPRGEPPQLPELPELSDLDPDSTLEDTHE, via the coding sequence ATGCCGACCGACCGCAACCGCCCCGATCCCGCCCGCTCCGATCCCGCCCGCCCCAATCCCGATGTCCTGCTGGCGCGCGTCGCCGAGCAGGAACGGCGCGCCGCGCGCGGCGCCCTGCGCATCTACTTCGGCGCCTCGGCGGGGGTCGGCAAGACCTACGCGATGCTGGGCGCGGCGCGCACGCTGCATGCTAGCGGCCACTCGGTGCTGGCCGGCGTGATCGAGACCCACGGCCGGTTGGAAACCGCCGCCCTGCTCGACGGCTTGCCGCAGCTGGCCCCCAGGCAGGTCGCCTACCGTGGCAAGACGCTGCCCGAATTCGACATCGACGCCGCGCTGGCCGGTGGCGCGTCGCTGGTGCTGGTGGACGAACTGGCGCACACCAATGCGCCCGGCTCGCGCCACCGCAAGCGCTGGCAGGACGTGGAAGAATTGCTGGCGGCGGGCATCGACGTCTACACGACCGTCAACGTGCAGCACCTGGAAAGCCTGAACGACGTGGTCGGCGCCATCACCGGCGTGCGCGTGGCCGAGACCGTGCCCGACACCGTGTTCGACCGCGCCGACGAGATCGTGATGGTCGACATCCCCGCCGACGAACTGCTGGCGCGCTTGACGTCCGGGCGGGTCTACCAGGGCGCCCAGGCCGAGCGCGCGGCCCAGCATTTTTTTCGAAAGGGGAACCTGATCGCGCTGCGCGAACTGGCCTTGCGCCGCACCGCCGAACGCATCGAGGGTGACATGCGCGCCTGGCGCGTCGAGCAGTCGATCGACGCCGTGTGGAAGACCGGCGCCGCGCTGCTGGCCTGCGTCGGCCCCGATCCGGGCGCCGAGCAGGTGGTGCGCAGCGCCGCGCGCCTGGCCGGGCAACTGGGCGTGCGCTGGCATGCGGTGCACGTCGAGACGCCGCGCCTGCAGCAGCTGGCGGCTGGGCGCCGGGCCGATATCCTGGATGCGCTCAAGCTGGCCGAAAAGCTCGGCGCCAGCACCGCGGTGCTGCCCGGCAGCGAAGTCGCCGACGAACTGGCGCGCTACGCCGGGGAGCACAACCTGTCGCGCCTGGTGCTGGGCCGCCCGAGTCCGCCCGCGCGCGCGCTCGGGCAGCTGCGCGCGCACCTGCGCTGGCGTGCCCCGCTGGCGCGCCGCCTGACCGAACTGGCGCCCGAGATCGACCTGGTCGAAGTGCCGGCGACGCGGCCGCTGCGCCACGGCGAGCGCGCGCGGATGGCCGCGTCGAACGGCGCCGGCCTGACGGACGATGCGCGCGCGCGCTGGTTCGCCTACGCCCTCGGCGCCGCGGCCAGCCTGGGCGCTGGCCTGCTCGGCTGGCAGATGGAGCGCTGGCTCGACCTGCCCAACATCGCCATGCTGTTCATGCTGGTGGTGCTGCTGGTCGCCTACACGCTCGGACGCGGGCCGTCGGTGCTGGCGACCTGCGTCAGCGTGGCGACCCTCGACTTCGTGTTCGTGCCGCCGCGCTTTTCGTTTGCCGTCTCGGACTTCCAATACCTGGTGACCTTCGGCGTGATGCTGGCGGTGGGCCTGATCACCGGCCACCTGACCTCCTTGCTGCGCTTCCAAGTGCGGGTCGCGCGCCAGCGCGAGAACCGCTGGCGCGCGCTGTACGAATTCGCCAGCCGCCTGTCCGGCGCACTGCAGCCCGAGCAGGTGCTGGAAGCCACGCGCGAGTTCGTCGCGCAGGCGTTTCGCGCGCGCGCGACGCTGCTGCTGCCCGACCTGGAAGGCCGGCTGCAGGCGCCTGTGGATACAGCCGACGAAGCGCCGGCCTGCATCGAACCCGGCACCGCGCAGTGGACATTCGATCACGCCCAGCCGGCCGGCTTCGGCACCGATACCCTGCCCGCCAGCCGCCTGTTCTACCTGCCGCTGGTGGCGCCGATGCGCACGCGCGGCGTGCTGGCCCTGGCCCCGGACCCGGGCGCGCGCTTCCTCGGCCCGGAGCAGCGCCAGCAGCTCGACACCTTCGCCACCGTCACCGCGATCGCCCTGGAACGCGTGCACTACATCGAGGTCGCGCAGGGCGCGCTGGTCGACATGGAATCCGAACGCCTGCGCAATTCGCTGCTGGCCGCGCTCGGGCACGACCTGCGCACGCCGCTGACGCTGCTGGTCGGCCTGTCGGAGTCGCTGGCCAACTCGAAACCGCCGCTGCCCGCCAACCAGCTGCAGGTGGCCGCCACGCTCAGGCAGGAAGCGCTGCGCATGAGCGCACTGGTGGCCAACCTGCTCGACATGGCGCGCATCCAGAGCGGCGGCGTGCACCTGCACCTGGAGTGGCAATCGATCGAAGAAGCGGTCGGCAGCGCGCTGCGCGTGTGCGGCGCCGTGCTGGCGCGGCACTACGTGCGCACCGACCTGCCGGAAGACCTGCCGCTGGTGCAGTTCGACGCGCCGCTGTTCGAACGGGTGCTGTGCAACCTTTTCGAGAACGCCGCCAAGTACACGCCGCCCGGATCGACGCTGACGATCGACGCGCGCGTGCGCGGGGACAGGATCGAGCTGCGCGTGAGCGACGACGGTCCCGGCCTGCCGCCCGGGCGCGAAGAAGCGCTGTTCGAAAAATTCGCGCGCGGCCAGCAGGAATCGAACACGCCCGGCATGGGCCTGGGACTGGCGATCTGCCGCGCGATCGTCGAGGCGCACGGCGGCGCCATCCATGCCGAGCGCGCCGACGACGGCAGCGGCGGCGCGCGCATCGTGATCGCTTTGCCGCGCGGCGAGCCGCCTCAGCTACCCGAGTTACCCGAACTGTCCGACCTGGACCCGGATTCAACGCTGGAGGACACCCATGAATGA
- the kdpC gene encoding potassium-transporting ATPase subunit KdpC, with protein sequence MKTTSPIRPALTLLLVLTVLCGGAYPLLVTGIAKGVFARQADGDLIVQDGHLRGSRLIGQPFSAPGYFWGRPSATSPMPYNAAGSSGSNQGPTNPALLDAVKGRIAALRQADPDNHAPVPVDLVTASASGLDPDISPAAALYQAGRVAQARGAARAQVEALVRRHVETPAPAILGAPHVNVLALNLALDQAWPRR encoded by the coding sequence TTGAAAACCACATCCCCCATCCGCCCGGCGCTGACGCTGCTGCTGGTGTTGACCGTCCTGTGCGGCGGCGCGTACCCACTGCTGGTCACCGGCATCGCCAAGGGCGTGTTCGCGCGCCAGGCCGACGGCGACCTGATCGTGCAGGACGGCCACCTGCGCGGCTCGCGCCTGATCGGCCAGCCGTTCAGCGCGCCCGGCTATTTCTGGGGCCGTCCGTCGGCCACCAGCCCGATGCCCTACAATGCGGCCGGCTCGTCCGGCTCGAACCAGGGCCCGACCAACCCGGCCCTGCTGGACGCGGTCAAGGGCCGCATCGCCGCGCTGCGCCAGGCCGATCCGGACAACCATGCGCCGGTGCCAGTCGACCTGGTCACGGCCTCGGCCAGCGGGCTCGATCCGGACATCAGCCCGGCCGCCGCGCTGTACCAGGCCGGTCGCGTCGCGCAGGCGCGCGGGGCCGCGCGCGCGCAGGTGGAAGCGCTGGTGCGCCGCCACGTCGAGACGCCGGCGCCGGCCATCCTCGGCGCGCCCCACGTCAACGTGCTCGCGCTGAACCTGGCGCTCGACCAGGCCTGGCCGCGCCGCTGA
- the kdpB gene encoding potassium-transporting ATPase subunit KdpB, with the protein MSQPNVTLFDPKLAGPAVIDAFRKLHPRQQWRSPVMFVVYIGSIITTLLWLDAVLRNGGGHGAHHADAAPGFVFAISLWLWFTVLFANFAESLAEGRSKAQAATLRALKQTVSAKKLASPQYGTTWLPCPAADLRKGMFVLVEAGDIIPADAEVIQGVASVDESAITGESAPVIRESGGDFSAVTGGTRVLSDWLVLKVAVNPGEAFIDRMIAMVEGARRQKTPNEIALTILLVALTIVFLVVTVTLLPFSLYSVAAARAAGVASSPITITALVALLVCLIPTTIGGLLSAIGVAGMSRMMQANVIATSGRAVEAAGDVDVLLLDKTGTITLGNRQAAAFLPAPGVGERELAEAAQLASLADETPEGRSIVALAKQKFNLRAVELAGLRAEFVPFTAQTRMSGVDLDERPVRKGAADTMRKYVLGLGYDYPQGVADSVDAVARRGSTPLVVVDGGRTMGVVELKDIVKGGIKERFAELRRMGIKTVMITGDNRLTAAAIAAEAGVDDFLAEATPEDKLKLIRDHQGDGRLVAMTGDGTNDAPALAQADVAVAMNSGTQAAKEAGNMVDLDSNPTKLLEIVEIGKQMLMTRGSLTTFSIANDIAKYFAIIPAAFVATYPQLDALNVMRLASPDSAILSAVIFNALIIVFLIPLALKGVRYRAIGAAALLRRNLLLYGVGGIILPFIGIKLIDMALAALHFA; encoded by the coding sequence ATGTCGCAACCCAACGTAACCCTGTTCGATCCCAAGCTGGCCGGTCCGGCCGTGATCGACGCATTCCGCAAGCTCCACCCGCGCCAGCAATGGCGCAGCCCGGTGATGTTCGTCGTCTACATCGGCTCGATCATCACCACGCTGCTGTGGCTGGACGCCGTATTGCGCAACGGCGGCGGCCACGGCGCGCATCATGCCGACGCGGCGCCCGGCTTCGTGTTTGCCATCAGCCTGTGGCTGTGGTTCACGGTGCTGTTCGCGAACTTCGCCGAGAGCCTGGCCGAAGGCCGCAGCAAGGCCCAGGCGGCCACGCTGCGCGCCCTCAAGCAGACCGTCAGCGCCAAGAAGCTGGCCTCGCCGCAGTACGGCACCACCTGGCTGCCCTGCCCAGCCGCCGACCTGCGCAAGGGCATGTTCGTGCTGGTCGAAGCCGGCGACATCATCCCGGCCGACGCCGAGGTGATCCAGGGCGTGGCCTCGGTCGACGAGTCGGCCATCACCGGCGAATCGGCGCCCGTGATCCGCGAATCCGGCGGCGACTTTTCGGCCGTCACCGGCGGCACCCGCGTGCTGTCCGACTGGCTGGTGCTGAAGGTGGCCGTCAATCCCGGCGAAGCCTTCATCGACCGCATGATCGCGATGGTCGAAGGCGCGCGCCGCCAGAAGACCCCGAACGAGATCGCCTTGACCATCCTGCTGGTGGCCTTGACGATCGTGTTCCTGGTGGTGACGGTCACGCTGCTGCCGTTCTCGCTATATTCGGTCGCCGCCGCCAGGGCCGCCGGCGTGGCCAGTTCGCCGATCACCATCACGGCGCTGGTGGCGCTGCTGGTATGCCTGATCCCGACCACCATCGGCGGCCTGCTGTCGGCGATCGGCGTGGCCGGCATGAGCCGCATGATGCAGGCGAACGTGATCGCCACCTCGGGCCGCGCGGTCGAAGCCGCCGGCGACGTCGACGTGCTCCTGCTCGACAAGACCGGCACCATCACGCTGGGCAACCGCCAGGCCGCCGCCTTCCTGCCGGCCCCCGGCGTGGGCGAGCGCGAGCTGGCCGAAGCGGCGCAACTCGCGTCGCTCGCCGACGAGACGCCGGAAGGCCGCAGCATCGTCGCGCTGGCCAAGCAGAAGTTCAACCTGCGCGCCGTCGAGCTGGCCGGCTTGCGCGCCGAGTTCGTGCCGTTCACGGCCCAGACCCGCATGAGCGGCGTCGACCTGGACGAGCGGCCGGTGCGCAAGGGCGCGGCCGACACCATGCGCAAGTACGTGCTGGGCCTGGGCTACGACTACCCGCAGGGCGTGGCCGACAGCGTCGACGCGGTCGCGCGCCGCGGCAGCACGCCGCTGGTGGTGGTGGACGGCGGCCGCACCATGGGCGTGGTCGAGCTGAAGGACATCGTCAAGGGCGGCATCAAGGAGCGCTTCGCCGAACTGCGCCGCATGGGCATCAAGACCGTGATGATCACCGGCGACAACCGGCTCACGGCCGCGGCGATCGCCGCCGAAGCCGGGGTCGACGACTTCCTGGCCGAAGCCACGCCCGAGGACAAGCTCAAACTGATCCGCGACCACCAGGGCGACGGCCGCCTGGTCGCGATGACCGGCGACGGCACCAACGACGCGCCGGCGCTGGCCCAGGCCGACGTCGCGGTGGCGATGAACAGCGGCACCCAGGCGGCCAAGGAAGCCGGCAACATGGTCGACCTGGATTCGAACCCGACCAAGCTGCTCGAGATCGTCGAGATCGGCAAGCAGATGCTGATGACGCGCGGCTCGCTGACCACCTTCTCGATCGCCAACGACATCGCCAAGTACTTCGCGATCATCCCGGCGGCCTTCGTGGCGACCTATCCGCAGCTGGACGCCTTGAACGTCATGCGGCTGGCCAGCCCGGATTCGGCGATCCTGTCGGCGGTGATCTTCAACGCCTTGATCATCGTCTTCCTGATTCCGCTGGCCTTGAAGGGCGTGCGCTACCGCGCGATCGGCGCCGCCGCGCTGCTGCGCCGGAACCTGCTGCTGTACGGCGTCGGAGGTATCATCCTGCCATTCATCGGCATCAAGCTGATCGACATGGCCCTGGCCGCGCTGCATTTCGCTTGA
- the kdpA gene encoding potassium-transporting ATPase subunit KdpA, whose translation MNIDAILLLAVFMAVLLALAWPLGCLLAAVGDGGPVPGMRWLAPLERLCYRAAGIDPAQGMGWKAYALALIVFNGLGALLVYAVQRLQAWLPLNPQHLGAVSPDSAFNTALSFVSNTNWQGYSGEQTMSYFTQMVALAGQNFFSAATGIAVVYALIRGLAARASSTVGNFWADLVRSTVYVLLPLSLVLGVFFVSQGVIQNFSPYQEARLVEPLAYSQPTNGPDGQPLKDAQGQPVVENLTATTQSIAMGPVASQEAIKMLGTNGGGFFNANSAHPYENPTALVNFAQMVAIFLIPAGLCFAFGRMVGDARQGWAVYAAMAIMFVAMALLAMAAETAAHPGLAALGVDQAASHLQAGGNMEGKETRFGIAASSLFAAVTTAASCGAVDAMHDSLSPLGGLVPMALMMFGEVVFGGVGSGLYGMLVFALLGVFIAGLMIGRTPEYLGKKIQSFDMKMVSISILVTPILVLAGTAVAVVSDAGLAGLANPGAHGFSEILYAFASAGNNNGSAFAGLSANTPFYNVLLALAMWFGRFAIIVPVLALAGSLAAKPRLAVTGGTMPTHGPLFVGLLIGTVLLVGVLNYVPALALGPVAEHLQLFAAH comes from the coding sequence ATGAACATCGATGCGATCCTCCTGCTGGCCGTTTTCATGGCCGTGCTGCTGGCGCTGGCCTGGCCGCTCGGGTGCCTGCTGGCCGCGGTCGGCGATGGCGGCCCCGTGCCCGGCATGCGCTGGCTGGCGCCGCTGGAGCGCCTGTGCTACCGCGCGGCCGGCATCGACCCGGCCCAGGGCATGGGCTGGAAGGCCTATGCCCTGGCGCTGATCGTGTTCAACGGCCTGGGCGCGCTGCTGGTCTACGCGGTCCAGCGCCTCCAAGCCTGGCTGCCGCTCAATCCGCAGCACCTGGGCGCCGTGTCGCCCGATTCGGCGTTCAACACCGCGCTCAGCTTCGTCTCCAACACCAACTGGCAAGGCTACAGCGGCGAGCAGACCATGAGTTACTTCACCCAGATGGTGGCGCTGGCCGGCCAGAATTTCTTCTCGGCCGCGACCGGCATCGCCGTCGTGTACGCGCTGATCCGCGGCCTGGCGGCGCGTGCAAGCAGCACGGTCGGCAACTTCTGGGCCGACCTGGTGCGCTCGACCGTGTATGTGCTGCTGCCGCTGTCGCTGGTGCTTGGCGTGTTCTTCGTCAGCCAGGGCGTGATCCAGAACTTCTCGCCTTACCAGGAGGCGCGGCTGGTCGAGCCGCTCGCCTACAGCCAGCCGACGAACGGGCCCGACGGCCAGCCCTTGAAGGATGCGCAGGGCCAGCCGGTCGTGGAAAACCTGACCGCCACCACGCAAAGCATCGCCATGGGTCCGGTCGCCTCGCAGGAAGCGATCAAGATGCTGGGCACGAACGGCGGCGGCTTCTTCAACGCCAACTCGGCCCACCCCTACGAAAACCCGACCGCGCTGGTCAACTTCGCGCAGATGGTCGCGATCTTCCTGATCCCGGCCGGCCTGTGCTTCGCCTTCGGCCGCATGGTCGGCGACGCGCGCCAGGGCTGGGCGGTCTACGCCGCGATGGCGATCATGTTCGTCGCCATGGCGCTGCTGGCGATGGCGGCCGAGACCGCGGCGCATCCGGGCCTGGCCGCCCTTGGCGTCGACCAGGCCGCCAGCCACTTGCAGGCCGGCGGCAACATGGAAGGCAAGGAGACCCGCTTCGGCATCGCCGCCTCGAGCCTGTTCGCCGCCGTCACCACGGCCGCCTCGTGCGGCGCGGTCGACGCCATGCACGACAGCTTGAGCCCGCTGGGCGGCCTGGTGCCGATGGCGCTGATGATGTTCGGCGAAGTCGTGTTCGGCGGCGTCGGCTCGGGCCTGTACGGCATGCTGGTGTTCGCGCTGCTGGGCGTGTTCATCGCCGGCCTGATGATCGGCCGTACCCCGGAATACCTGGGCAAGAAGATCCAGTCCTTCGACATGAAGATGGTCTCGATCTCGATCCTGGTCACGCCGATCCTGGTGCTGGCCGGGACCGCCGTCGCCGTGGTCAGCGACGCCGGGCTGGCCGGCCTGGCCAACCCCGGCGCGCACGGTTTCTCGGAGATCCTGTACGCCTTTGCCTCCGCCGGCAACAACAACGGCAGCGCCTTCGCCGGCCTGAGCGCCAATACCCCGTTCTACAACGTGCTGCTGGCGCTGGCCATGTGGTTCGGCCGCTTCGCCATCATCGTGCCGGTGCTGGCGCTGGCCGGGTCGCTGGCCGCCAAGCCGCGCCTGGCCGTCACGGGCGGCACCATGCCGACCCACGGCCCGCTGTTCGTCGGCCTGCTGATCGGCACCGTGCTGCTGGTCGGCGTGCTGAACTACGTTCCGGCGCTGGCCCTGGGCCCGGTCGCCGAGCACCTGCAACTGTTCGCTGCGCACTGA
- a CDS encoding GGDEF domain-containing protein: MEILKTDVAKRKLTRLDRQRRPVVLRLVVFMVCFCLLIVGLQSWNLWQSRQAELDETAVSTTNMARALAAQAESAFKVGDAVLDEIVERVEHDGSTGAAGERIHYRMADIVRTTPGVHGVLVFGSKGDWRITWMPPTDESRATNNTDREYFRWHAAHTERATRIGKPIISRSLGKWVIPLTRRIDNPDGSFGGVALVIQDLDFFGKFYDSFDVGQSGTILLAGDDGTLYYRRPFNPGLIGTDVSNGPVLTMARESGRFGTRMMRANLDGVTRLYSYRHLEGFPLVVASAMARDEILADWRRQAVITSTLGMLAVLLLAWAGFRMVRQIRVRDQLERQLRAAGESLQRHNTSLQSLADSDGLTGLANRRLFEASLTREYERARRSGTAFSVILADVDHFKKFNDRYGHVAGDDCLRRVAAAVGSGPRRPPDLAARYGGEEFAIILPDTDLAGAIAVAEKIRQGVAGLDIEHADSTFGHVSASLGVFSGRPIGAAHNDPMAWIEAADQQLYEAKAAGRNRIAAHVGD; encoded by the coding sequence ATGGAGATCCTCAAAACCGATGTTGCCAAGCGCAAGCTGACTCGCCTGGACCGGCAGCGCCGCCCTGTGGTGCTGCGCCTGGTCGTGTTCATGGTGTGCTTTTGCCTGCTGATCGTCGGGCTGCAGTCGTGGAATCTGTGGCAGTCGCGCCAGGCCGAGCTGGATGAAACGGCGGTCAGCACCACCAACATGGCGCGTGCGCTGGCGGCCCAGGCCGAATCGGCGTTCAAGGTCGGCGACGCGGTGCTGGACGAGATCGTCGAGCGGGTCGAGCACGACGGCAGCACCGGCGCCGCCGGCGAGCGCATCCACTACCGCATGGCGGACATCGTGCGCACCACGCCCGGCGTCCACGGCGTGCTGGTGTTCGGATCGAAAGGCGATTGGCGCATCACGTGGATGCCGCCGACCGACGAATCGCGCGCGACCAACAATACGGACCGCGAATACTTCCGCTGGCATGCGGCGCACACCGAGCGCGCCACCCGCATCGGCAAGCCGATCATCAGCCGTTCGCTCGGCAAGTGGGTCATCCCGCTCACGCGCCGCATCGACAACCCGGACGGCAGCTTCGGCGGCGTCGCGCTGGTCATCCAGGACCTCGACTTCTTCGGCAAGTTCTACGACAGTTTCGACGTCGGCCAGTCCGGCACCATCCTGCTGGCCGGCGACGACGGGACGCTGTACTACCGCCGCCCATTCAACCCGGGCCTGATCGGCACCGACGTGTCCAACGGCCCGGTGCTGACCATGGCACGCGAATCAGGCCGGTTCGGCACGCGCATGATGCGCGCCAACCTGGACGGCGTGACGCGCCTGTACAGCTACCGTCACCTGGAAGGCTTCCCGCTGGTGGTGGCGAGCGCGATGGCGCGCGACGAGATCCTGGCCGACTGGCGCCGCCAGGCCGTGATCACCAGCACCCTCGGTATGCTCGCGGTGCTGCTGCTGGCCTGGGCCGGCTTTCGCATGGTGCGCCAGATCCGCGTGCGCGACCAGCTCGAACGCCAGCTGCGCGCCGCCGGCGAATCGCTGCAGCGCCACAACACCAGCCTGCAAAGCCTGGCCGACAGCGACGGCCTGACCGGCCTGGCCAACCGCCGCCTGTTCGAGGCCAGCCTCACGCGCGAGTACGAGCGCGCGCGCCGCAGCGGCACGGCGTTCTCGGTGATCCTGGCCGACGTCGACCACTTCAAGAAATTCAACGACCGCTACGGCCACGTCGCCGGCGACGATTGCCTGCGCCGCGTCGCGGCCGCGGTCGGATCGGGGCCACGCCGGCCGCCCGACCTGGCCGCGCGCTACGGCGGCGAGGAGTTCGCGATCATCCTGCCCGACACCGACCTGGCCGGCGCCATCGCGGTGGCCGAGAAGATCCGCCAGGGCGTGGCCGGGCTCGACATCGAGCACGCCGACAGCACCTTCGGCCACGTCAGCGCCAGCCTGGGCGTGTTTAGCGGACGGCCGATCGGCGCCGCCCATAACGACCCGATGGCCTGGATCGAAGCCGCCGACCAGCAGCTGTACGAAGCCAAGGCGGCCGGCCGCAACCGCATCGCGGCGCACGTCGGCGATTAA
- a CDS encoding EAL domain-containing protein, producing MPSESSESDILTLVNLEEKPTVFFKRLINASCSAIIITDASAPDNPAIYANPAFVALTGFSLDDVLGRNCRFLQGGDRDQPILDEMRRCLAEQRPFIGTLRNYRKDGTPFWSRMHIFPMPDGDGTICNYAAFIEDISAMVDAQQASQQAHARLSDVLESVSDGCFSVDHDWRVTYINSKGASWLGRQPGEVIDRNVWKLFPDAVDGPFHQTYHRAMANHEFASCESYYEPLGLWIEGRAYPSPDGLTVFFVDVSARKESEARLVHLATHDSLTGLHNRLSCLRALQAALTRARAHGNKVAVLFVDLDHFKEVNDAHGHQAGDLALQEIGRRLAAFTSPGTMVARISGDEFVFVLEDGDAEAALALAPGVLQRLAEPIQVDGHLVTIGASIGIAIGDGEVESPDELLNDADTAMYEAKANGRHTSVLFAPQARDLVKQRLLLRQEVFSALDRGQFELYYQPQVSAADGAVVGAEALLRWIHPRLGVLSPGAFLSMLEDSPAISAVGAWVCEEASRQTREWELSGHKLSMAVNVSARQLGDDGLPCMLAGLIKRYGIDTACIKLEVTESMLLQDAEKAGAVLRRLKEDGFEIALDDFGTGYSNLSYLRQFPVTAIKIDRSFVTEIEQDQRCLDIVNGVIAFAKSLKLAVICEGIETEGQRVAIASTGCDMLQGYLIGKPMPAAAFRELLMTQPTSMACFQPGD from the coding sequence ATGCCCAGCGAATCGTCCGAATCCGACATACTCACCCTCGTCAACCTCGAGGAAAAGCCGACCGTCTTCTTCAAGCGGCTGATCAATGCGAGCTGCTCGGCCATCATCATCACCGACGCCAGCGCGCCGGACAATCCCGCCATCTACGCCAACCCGGCGTTCGTAGCGCTGACCGGTTTTTCGCTCGACGACGTCCTGGGCCGCAACTGCCGCTTCCTCCAGGGGGGCGACCGCGACCAGCCGATCCTGGACGAGATGCGGCGCTGCCTGGCCGAGCAGCGCCCGTTCATCGGCACGCTGCGCAACTACCGCAAGGACGGCACGCCGTTCTGGTCGCGCATGCACATCTTCCCGATGCCGGACGGCGACGGCACGATCTGCAACTACGCCGCCTTCATCGAGGACATTAGCGCCATGGTCGACGCCCAGCAGGCGTCGCAGCAGGCGCACGCGCGCCTGAGCGACGTCCTCGAGAGCGTCTCGGACGGCTGCTTCTCGGTCGACCACGACTGGCGCGTCACCTACATCAACTCGAAAGGCGCATCCTGGCTCGGACGCCAGCCCGGCGAGGTGATCGACCGGAACGTATGGAAGCTGTTCCCCGATGCCGTCGACGGTCCGTTCCACCAGACCTACCATCGCGCGATGGCCAACCATGAATTCGCCAGCTGCGAAAGCTATTATGAACCGCTCGGCCTCTGGATCGAAGGACGCGCCTATCCCTCGCCCGACGGCCTGACCGTGTTCTTCGTCGACGTCAGCGCACGCAAGGAGTCCGAGGCGCGCCTGGTCCACCTGGCCACGCACGACAGCCTGACCGGCCTGCACAACCGCCTGAGCTGCCTGCGCGCGCTCCAGGCTGCGCTCACCCGCGCGCGCGCGCATGGCAACAAGGTCGCGGTGCTGTTCGTCGACCTCGACCACTTCAAGGAAGTCAACGACGCCCACGGCCACCAGGCCGGCGACCTGGCGCTGCAGGAGATCGGCCGCCGCCTGGCGGCGTTCACCAGCCCCGGCACCATGGTGGCGCGCATCAGCGGCGACGAGTTCGTGTTCGTGCTCGAGGACGGCGACGCCGAGGCCGCCCTCGCCCTGGCGCCGGGCGTGCTGCAGCGCCTGGCCGAGCCGATCCAGGTCGACGGCCACCTGGTCACGATCGGCGCCAGCATCGGCATCGCGATCGGCGACGGCGAAGTCGAGTCGCCCGACGAGCTGCTCAACGACGCCGACACTGCGATGTACGAGGCCAAGGCCAACGGCCGCCACACCAGCGTGCTGTTCGCCCCGCAGGCGCGCGACCTGGTCAAGCAGCGCCTGCTGCTGCGCCAGGAAGTGTTCTCGGCGCTCGACCGCGGCCAGTTCGAGCTCTACTACCAGCCGCAGGTCAGCGCCGCCGACGGCGCCGTGGTCGGGGCCGAGGCGCTGCTGCGCTGGATCCACCCGCGCCTGGGCGTGCTCAGTCCGGGCGCCTTCCTGTCCATGCTGGAAGATTCGCCGGCGATTTCCGCGGTCGGCGCCTGGGTCTGCGAGGAAGCCTCGCGCCAGACGCGCGAGTGGGAGCTGTCGGGCCACAAGCTGTCGATGGCCGTGAACGTCTCGGCGCGCCAGCTCGGCGACGACGGCCTGCCCTGCATGCTGGCCGGCCTGATCAAGCGCTACGGCATCGACACCGCCTGCATCAAGCTCGAGGTCACCGAGAGCATGCTGCTGCAGGATGCGGAAAAGGCCGGCGCTGTACTGCGCCGCCTGAAGGAAGACGGCTTCGAGATCGCGCTCGACGACTTCGGCACCGGCTACTCGAACCTGTCCTACCTGCGCCAGTTCCCGGTCACGGCGATCAAGATCGACCGCTCCTTCGTCACCGAGATCGAGCAGGACCAGCGCTGCCTGGACATCGTCAACGGCGTGATCGCCTTCGCCAAGTCGCTCAAGCTGGCGGTGATCTGCGAAGGCATCGAGACCGAGGGCCAGCGCGTGGCGATCGCCTCGACCGGCTGCGACATGCTGCAGGGCTACCTGATCGGCAAGCCGATGCCGGCCGCGGCGTTCCGCGAGCTGCTGATGACCCAGCCGACCAGCATGGCCTGCTTCCAGCCCGGCGACTGA